In the Glycine max cultivar Williams 82 chromosome 19, Glycine_max_v4.0, whole genome shotgun sequence genome, GAGTGACTATGTCGTAGGAGCTGTGCTTGgtcaaagaaaaggaaaaatcttTCCTGTTATCAATTATGCTAGCAAAGTTTTGAATGATGCACAAGTTAACTATGCTACCACTGAAAAAGAAATGCTGGCAATTGTCTATGCACTTGAAAAGTTCAGATCTTACTTGATGGGATCAAAAATCATCATCTACACTGACCATgcaacaattaaatatttgctCAACAAGGCTGATTCTAAACCTCAATTGATAAGATGGGTTTTTCTacttcaagaatttgatttggtAATTCGGGATAAGAAGGGATCTGAAAATGTTGTAGCTGACCATTTGTCAAGATTGGTTAATGAGGAAGTCACTTCAAAAGAAGCAGAGATTAGAGATGAATTTCCGGATGAATCCTTTTTCATGGTTAATGAAAGACCTTGGTTTGCTGATATGGCCAACTTCAAAGCAGCAAGAATCATCCCTAAGGACTTAACTTGGCAGCAAAGGAAGAAATTCCTACATGATGCTCGATTTTACATATGGGATGACCCACACTTGTTCAAGATAGGAGTTGATAACCTTCTCCGAAGATGTGTGACAAAAGAGGAGGCCAAGAACATATTATGGCATTGTCATAACTCACCCTGTGGCGGCCATTATGGTGGAGATAAGACAGCAACTAAGGTTTTGGAATCTGGGTTCTTTTGGCAAACATTATTCAAAGATGCACATCAACATGTGTTGTATTGTGAACAATTTCAGAGGATGGGGAACATCTCAAAAAGGAATGAAATGCCTCTACAGAATATTATGGAGGTTGAAGTCTTTGATTGCTGGGGGATTGATTTTTTAGGCCTTTTCCTTTCGTCCTTTGGAAATGAATATATTCTAGTAGCTATAGACTATGTGTCTAAATGGGTTGAAGTAGTGGCTACCCCACATAATGATGCCAAGACTGTAGTGAAgtttataaagaaaaacatcTTTTCACGATTTGGGGTACCTAGAATTTTAATCAGTGATGGAGGCACACATTTTTGCAATAATCAGCTACAGAAGGTTTTGAAGCAATATAATGTAACACACAAGGTAGCATCACCCTATCACCCTTAGACCAATGGTCAAGCGGAAGTGTCAATTAGGAAATTGAAGaagattttagaaaatattggGGCCTCTACTAGGAATGATTGGTCACTCAAACTGGATGATGCTTTATGGGCATATAGAACTGCATTTAAGACTCCGATAGGCTTATCGCtgtttcaaatggtttatggcaAGTCTTGTCACTTACCTGTAGAGATGGAACATAAAGCTTATTGGGCCTTAAAATTTCTGAACTTTGATGAAGCCGCATCTAGAGAGCAAAGGAGGCTACAACTATTGGAGTTGGAAGAAATGAGATTGACTGCATATGAATCTTCAAGGCTATATAAAGAGAGGGTTAAAGCATACCATGATAAAAAGCTGCTAAAGAAGAATTTTCAACCAGTACAACAGGTGCTACTATTCAATTCAAGGCTGAAATTGTTCCCTGGGAAGCTCAAATCTAAATGGTCCAGACCATTTACCATCAACAAAGTCAGACCATATGGAGCAGTAGAACTTTGTAATCCTTGTTAGTCAATGAATATGACtaatttttgtgtataaaacctgtgtaaactgtatcaaactcctccaattcatggttattttgtagtgttataattactttttgttaaaaataggtaataaatacttagtactcccattttgtgtgtttaataatcatttcctctcaattttaggttaattaggcaagtttgtgaagtgttgattttcatccgctcgctaagccaatcttctggcttagcgagccatccgctgagcgcaacactccttTGGCTGAGcgtgaggaagaatctggaagaaggatgagttgtgcatgttcTTTGAGCGAGGGCTAATcccactaagcgcaccgcttgagTCCATCCACCTAGCAAAAAGACgagcgctaagccgaaattcactaatgcgcgctaagcgatccagagttgcgctaagcgcacaagcaccaataaggccacctattta is a window encoding:
- the LOC102660849 gene encoding uncharacterized protein, which gives rise to MEHKAYWALKFLNFDEAASREQRRLQLLELEEMRLTAYESSRLYKERVKAYHDKKLLKKNFQPVQQVLLFNSRLKLFPGKLKSKWSRPFTINKVRPYGAVELCNPC